A window of the Mesorhizobium opportunistum WSM2075 genome harbors these coding sequences:
- a CDS encoding ABC transporter permease: MLRFLAMRIASAIPVLAILSLVTFAIIQAPPGDYADYIRSQLINQGGASFAQADAQANAYRIEHGLDKPLPVQYLNWIGGIVTRGDFGYSLYYNKPVADVVGERLPRTLLLALVCHLLASVLGITFGIWAATRQYTWIDSTLSAISFLGMTVPRFLMALIIVYLLVFQFNVSEIGSFFSPQYGGAPWSWGKFADLVKHVWPVVAIATFGGLAYNMRVMRGNLLDTLNAQYVETARAKGLTGSAVVMRHAVPNALHPLVMYQGVVLPYMLTGEIETAIIFALPTVGPAIVGSMAVGDVYVTATFMMVLSATLIVGNIIADMLLVLLDPRVRQFGES; encoded by the coding sequence ATGCTGCGATTCCTGGCCATGCGCATAGCGTCGGCGATACCGGTCCTCGCCATCTTGAGTCTCGTCACCTTTGCCATCATCCAGGCGCCGCCGGGCGATTATGCCGACTACATCCGCTCGCAGCTGATCAACCAGGGCGGAGCCTCCTTCGCCCAAGCCGACGCACAGGCCAACGCCTATCGCATCGAACATGGCCTCGATAAGCCGTTGCCCGTCCAGTATCTCAACTGGATCGGCGGCATCGTCACCCGCGGTGATTTCGGCTACAGCCTCTATTACAACAAGCCGGTTGCTGACGTCGTCGGCGAGCGCCTGCCGCGCACACTGCTGCTGGCGCTGGTCTGTCATCTCCTCGCCTCGGTGCTGGGCATCACCTTCGGCATATGGGCGGCGACCCGGCAATACACCTGGATCGACTCGACGCTGTCGGCTATCTCCTTCCTCGGCATGACGGTGCCGCGCTTCCTGATGGCGCTGATCATCGTCTATCTGCTGGTCTTCCAGTTCAACGTGTCGGAGATCGGCTCGTTCTTCTCACCGCAATATGGCGGCGCGCCGTGGTCGTGGGGCAAGTTCGCCGACCTCGTCAAGCATGTCTGGCCCGTGGTCGCGATCGCCACCTTCGGCGGCCTCGCCTACAACATGCGCGTCATGCGCGGCAATCTGCTGGATACGCTGAACGCCCAATATGTCGAGACGGCGAGAGCCAAGGGATTGACCGGCAGCGCCGTCGTCATGCGCCATGCCGTACCCAATGCGCTGCATCCGCTCGTCATGTATCAAGGCGTGGTGCTGCCCTACATGCTCACCGGCGAGATCGAGACGGCGATCATCTTCGCGCTGCCGACGGTCGGCCCGGCGATCGTCGGCTCGATGGCGGTCGGCGACGTCTACGTCACCGCCACCTTCATGATGGTGCTGTCGGCGACGCTGATCGTCGGCAACATCATCGCCGACATGCTGCTCGTCCTGCTCGATCCGCGTGTGCGCCAGTTCGGGGAGAGCTAG
- a CDS encoding ABC transporter permease: protein MLARDPSPPPLPAEAPIVAIPARGNESYMALVWRRLKRSWTGMAGLWLVVLLLVMAVFAEFLAPMDPKATDVGFAPPQVPSFHDKDGNVVMRPRVYALADSADLDPVTFQPIVGPDYDHPRLLGFFVEGAPYRLFGLIPANRHFFASMDGLPVHFLGTDKFGRDVLSRAIHGSRVSLMIALTVVFIITVIGTTVGMVSGYFGGRFDVWMQRFVELVLAFPQLPLYLALTTLIPVTAPTNVFLAFVIIVMSALGWAQMSREVRGKTLALARIEYVRAAMAVGATDRRIIMQHIFPNVMSHVIVAVTLAIPTVVLLESFLGFLGFAVKPPLISWGLMLQDTATYSVIGTYPWILSPVGFVLVTVFAFNALGDGLRDAVDPY from the coding sequence ATGCTGGCGCGCGATCCGTCACCCCCACCGCTGCCGGCCGAAGCGCCCATCGTAGCCATACCGGCGCGCGGCAACGAGAGCTACATGGCGCTTGTCTGGCGCCGGCTGAAGCGCTCCTGGACCGGCATGGCCGGGCTCTGGCTCGTCGTGCTGCTGCTGGTGATGGCGGTGTTCGCCGAGTTCCTGGCGCCGATGGATCCGAAGGCGACCGATGTCGGCTTCGCGCCGCCGCAAGTGCCTTCCTTCCACGACAAGGACGGCAATGTCGTCATGCGGCCGAGGGTCTATGCGCTGGCCGATTCGGCGGATCTCGATCCGGTCACCTTCCAGCCCATCGTCGGCCCCGACTACGACCACCCGAGGCTGCTCGGTTTCTTCGTCGAGGGCGCGCCCTACAGGCTCTTCGGGCTCATTCCGGCCAACCGGCATTTCTTCGCCTCGATGGACGGCCTGCCGGTGCATTTCCTCGGGACCGACAAGTTCGGCCGCGATGTCCTGTCGCGCGCCATCCACGGCTCGCGCGTCTCGCTGATGATCGCGCTGACGGTGGTCTTCATCATCACCGTTATCGGCACCACCGTCGGCATGGTCTCCGGCTACTTCGGCGGCCGGTTCGATGTCTGGATGCAGCGCTTCGTCGAACTGGTGCTCGCCTTTCCGCAATTGCCGCTCTATCTGGCGCTGACGACGTTGATCCCGGTCACCGCGCCCACCAATGTCTTCCTCGCCTTCGTCATCATCGTCATGTCGGCATTGGGTTGGGCGCAGATGTCGCGCGAGGTGCGCGGCAAGACGCTGGCGCTGGCGCGGATCGAATATGTGCGCGCCGCCATGGCGGTTGGCGCCACCGACCGGCGCATCATCATGCAGCACATCTTCCCCAATGTGATGAGCCACGTGATCGTCGCCGTTACGCTGGCGATCCCGACAGTGGTGCTCTTGGAATCTTTCCTCGGGTTCCTCGGCTTCGCGGTCAAGCCACCGCTGATCTCCTGGGGCCTGATGCTGCAGGATACCGCGACCTATTCCGTCATAGGCACCTATCCCTGGATCCTGTCGCCGGTCGGTTTCGTGCTCGTCACCGTCTTTGCCTTCAACGCGCTGGGCGACGGCCTGCGCGACGCCGTCGACCCCTATTGA
- a CDS encoding ABC transporter ATP-binding protein, protein MTVALAESFAPAVRHDHDGRQGEPIIDARNIEVAFKVEHGVVEAVKDVSFQLYRGETIAIVGESGSGKSVTARTVMGLLSRRATVSPRSSVCYDGQNILKFAERDRRKLRGNRISMIFQEPMSSLNPIYTVGSQIVEAIRVHRKVGRRQAWARALELLRHVQIPEPEARLKQYPHQLSGGQRQRVMIAMALANNPDVLVADEPTTALDVTVQAQILNLIRNLQKELRMAVILITHDLTVVRKFSDYVYVMQHGEMCEHNVTERLFADPQHPYTRRLLASEPRGRPQPLPEGSGTILEANGVRVCFMLRHGTFLKPDWRELVAVDDLGLKLCRHETLGLVGESGSGKTTFGQALLRLIDAKRGEIRFDGQPIQGLSRNEMRPLRSRMQIVFQDPFSSLNPRMTIGQIIEEGLIVNSIGATRRERVERVREALVSAGMPGDILSRFPHEFSGGQRQRIAIARAIALEPEFILLDEPTSALDLSVQAQIVDLLRKLQDERGLSYLFISHDLKVVRALCHRVIVMQHGKIVEQGPVDEVLSNPKTAYTERLVRAAFDVA, encoded by the coding sequence ATGACCGTCGCGCTCGCCGAATCCTTCGCACCTGCCGTCCGCCACGACCATGACGGGCGCCAGGGCGAGCCCATCATCGACGCCCGCAACATCGAGGTCGCCTTCAAGGTCGAGCACGGCGTCGTCGAGGCGGTCAAGGACGTCTCGTTCCAGCTCTATCGCGGGGAGACGATCGCCATCGTCGGCGAATCCGGCTCCGGCAAGTCGGTGACGGCGCGCACCGTCATGGGGCTGCTGTCGCGGCGGGCCACCGTGTCGCCAAGATCGAGCGTCTGTTACGACGGCCAGAACATCCTGAAATTCGCCGAGCGCGACCGCCGCAAGCTGCGCGGCAACCGCATCTCGATGATCTTCCAGGAGCCGATGAGTTCGCTCAATCCGATCTACACGGTCGGCAGCCAGATCGTCGAGGCGATCAGGGTGCACCGCAAGGTGGGCCGCAGGCAAGCCTGGGCGCGGGCGCTCGAGCTGCTGCGGCATGTGCAGATTCCCGAGCCGGAAGCGCGGCTCAAGCAATACCCGCACCAGCTTTCAGGCGGCCAGCGCCAGCGCGTAATGATCGCCATGGCGCTCGCCAACAATCCCGACGTGCTGGTCGCCGACGAGCCGACGACCGCGCTCGACGTCACCGTCCAGGCGCAGATCCTCAACCTGATCCGCAATCTGCAGAAAGAGCTGCGGATGGCGGTGATCCTGATCACCCATGATCTCACCGTGGTGCGCAAATTCTCCGACTACGTCTATGTCATGCAGCATGGCGAAATGTGCGAGCACAACGTCACGGAACGGCTGTTCGCCGATCCGCAGCACCCCTACACCAGGCGGCTGCTGGCTTCCGAGCCGCGCGGACGGCCACAACCGCTGCCGGAGGGCAGTGGCACCATCCTCGAGGCGAATGGCGTGCGCGTCTGCTTCATGCTGCGCCACGGCACCTTCCTGAAACCGGACTGGCGCGAACTGGTCGCCGTCGACGATCTCGGCCTTAAACTTTGCCGTCATGAGACGCTGGGGCTGGTTGGCGAATCCGGTTCCGGCAAGACCACCTTCGGCCAGGCCTTGCTGAGGTTGATCGACGCCAAGCGCGGCGAAATCCGTTTCGACGGCCAGCCGATCCAGGGCCTGTCCCGCAACGAGATGCGGCCGCTGCGTTCGCGCATGCAGATCGTCTTCCAGGATCCCTTCTCCTCGCTCAATCCGCGCATGACGATCGGCCAGATCATCGAGGAAGGGCTGATCGTCAACAGCATCGGCGCGACGCGGCGCGAGCGGGTCGAGCGGGTGCGCGAGGCACTGGTCAGCGCCGGCATGCCCGGCGATATCCTGTCGCGCTTTCCCCACGAATTTTCCGGCGGCCAGCGCCAGCGTATCGCCATTGCCCGTGCCATCGCGCTCGAACCCGAATTCATCCTGCTCGACGAGCCGACCTCGGCGCTCGACCTCTCCGTCCAGGCCCAGATCGTCGACCTCTTACGCAAGCTGCAGGACGAGCGCGGCCTGAGCTACCTCTTCATTTCGCACGACCTCAAGGTGGTGCGGGCGCTCTGCCATCGCGTCATCGTCATGCAGCATGGGAAGATCGTCGAGCAGGGACCTGTCGACGAGGTCCTCTCCAATCCCAAGACCGCCTACACCGAACGGCTCGTCAGGGCCGCTTTCGACGTGGCCTGA
- a CDS encoding alpha-glucosidase/alpha-galactosidase encodes MAKNPRITFIGAGSTVFMKNIVGDVLQRPSLSGATIALMDINPQRLEESAVVVNKLIATLGVKAKAETYSDQRKALSGADFVVVAFQIGGYEPCTVTDFEVPKKYGLRQTIADTLGVGGIMRGLRTVPHLWKICEDMLAVCPKAIMLQYVNPMAINTWAISEKYPDIKQVGLCHSVQGTAMELAHDLDLPYEEIRYRSAGINHMAFYLKFEHRQADGSYRDLYPDLVRAYREGRAPKPGWNPRCPNKVRYEMLTRLGFFVTESSEHFAEYTPYFIKEGRPDLIEKYGIPLDEYPKRCIEQIEHWKDQAQAYRSADRIEVEPSREYASSIMNSVWTGEPSVIYGNVRNNGCITSLPRDCAAEVPCLVDASGIQPTYIGDLPPQLTALIRTNINVQELTVRALMSENREHIYHAAMMDPHTSAELDLDQIWSLVDDLLAAHGDWLPAWARVRRKNEAA; translated from the coding sequence GTGGCAAAAAATCCCAGGATCACTTTCATCGGCGCCGGCTCGACGGTGTTCATGAAGAACATCGTCGGCGATGTGCTGCAGCGTCCGTCGCTGTCGGGCGCGACGATCGCTCTCATGGACATCAATCCGCAGCGGCTGGAGGAGAGCGCCGTCGTCGTCAACAAGCTGATCGCGACGCTCGGCGTCAAGGCGAAGGCCGAGACTTACTCCGACCAGCGCAAGGCACTTTCCGGGGCCGACTTCGTCGTCGTCGCCTTTCAGATCGGCGGCTACGAACCCTGCACGGTCACCGACTTCGAAGTGCCGAAGAAATACGGCCTGCGCCAGACGATTGCCGACACGCTCGGCGTCGGCGGCATCATGCGCGGCCTGCGGACCGTTCCGCATCTGTGGAAGATCTGCGAGGACATGCTCGCCGTCTGCCCCAAAGCGATCATGCTGCAATACGTCAACCCGATGGCGATCAACACCTGGGCGATATCGGAAAAATACCCTGATATCAAACAGGTCGGCCTCTGCCATTCGGTGCAGGGCACGGCGATGGAATTGGCACATGATCTCGACCTTCCCTACGAGGAAATCCGCTATCGCTCGGCCGGCATAAACCACATGGCCTTCTACCTGAAATTCGAGCATCGCCAGGCGGACGGCTCCTACCGCGACCTCTATCCCGATCTCGTGCGCGCCTATCGCGAAGGCCGCGCGCCAAAGCCCGGCTGGAACCCGCGCTGCCCCAACAAGGTGCGCTACGAGATGCTGACCAGGCTGGGCTTCTTCGTCACCGAGAGCTCGGAGCATTTCGCCGAATACACGCCCTATTTCATCAAGGAGGGCCGCCCCGATTTGATCGAGAAATACGGCATTCCGCTCGATGAATACCCCAAGCGCTGCATCGAACAGATCGAGCACTGGAAGGACCAGGCGCAGGCCTATCGCTCGGCCGACCGTATCGAGGTCGAGCCGTCCCGGGAATATGCCTCCTCGATCATGAATTCGGTCTGGACCGGCGAACCCTCGGTGATCTACGGCAATGTCCGCAACAATGGCTGCATCACCTCGCTGCCCCGCGATTGCGCCGCCGAAGTACCGTGCCTTGTCGATGCCTCCGGCATTCAGCCGACCTACATCGGCGACCTGCCGCCGCAACTGACGGCACTGATCCGCACCAACATCAACGTCCAGGAACTGACGGTGCGGGCGCTGATGAGCGAGAACCGCGAGCACATCTACCATGCGGCGATGATGGACCCGCACACATCGGCCGAACTCGATCTCGACCAGATCTGGTCGCTGGTCGATGATCTCCTGGCCGCTCACGGTGACTGGCTGCCAGCCTGGGCGCGTGTGAGGCGCAAGAACGAAGCCGCCTGA
- the yacG gene encoding DNA gyrase inhibitor YacG: MSPDDKVTPLRPKRPCPECGKPSARETYPFCSTRCKDIDLNRWLKGAYVIKARDDEEETDPDEPK; encoded by the coding sequence ATGAGCCCCGACGACAAAGTGACCCCGCTGCGCCCCAAGCGCCCCTGCCCCGAATGCGGCAAGCCCTCGGCGCGCGAGACCTACCCATTCTGCTCGACGCGCTGCAAGGACATCGACCTCAACCGCTGGCTGAAGGGTGCCTATGTCATCAAGGCCCGCGACGACGAGGAAGAGACCGACCCCGACGAGCCGAAATGA
- a CDS encoding Maf-like protein, translating to MSILQKLVLASGSPRRIELLQQAGIEPDRILPADIDETPLRAEHPRSLAKRLSKEKAEKAFASLKTETDHAPSFVLAADTVVAVGRRILPKAETLDDAANCLGLLSGRSHRVYSGICLITPGGKLRQRLVETRVRFKRLPREEIDAYVASGEWRGKAGGYAVQGLAGAFVVKLVGSYTNIVGLPLYETVALLSGEGFKIHQNWLSPRL from the coding sequence ATGAGCATTTTGCAGAAGCTGGTGCTTGCCTCGGGTTCGCCGCGCCGTATCGAACTCCTGCAGCAGGCCGGCATCGAGCCGGACCGTATCCTGCCAGCCGATATCGACGAGACGCCGCTGCGTGCCGAGCATCCGCGCTCGCTGGCCAAGCGGCTGTCGAAGGAAAAGGCCGAGAAAGCGTTCGCGTCGCTGAAGACCGAGACGGACCATGCGCCAAGCTTCGTGCTGGCCGCCGACACGGTGGTCGCGGTCGGGCGGCGCATCCTGCCCAAGGCCGAGACGCTCGATGATGCCGCCAACTGCCTCGGCCTGCTGTCGGGCCGCTCGCACCGGGTTTATTCGGGCATCTGCCTGATCACGCCGGGCGGCAAGTTGCGCCAGCGGCTGGTCGAGACGCGGGTGCGCTTCAAGCGGCTGCCACGCGAGGAAATCGACGCCTATGTCGCGTCCGGCGAGTGGCGGGGCAAGGCCGGCGGCTACGCCGTCCAGGGTCTCGCCGGAGCTTTCGTCGTCAAGCTGGTCGGCTCGTACACCAACATCGTCGGCTTGCCGCTCTACGAGACGGTGGCGCTGCTGTCGGGCGAAGGCTTCAAAATCCATCAAAACTGGCTGTCCCCACGGCTATGA
- the infA gene encoding translation initiation factor IF-1, whose amino-acid sequence MPKEEVLEFPGVVTELLPNAMFRVKLENEHEIIAHTAGRMRKNRIRVLTGDKVLVEMTPYDLTKGRITYRFK is encoded by the coding sequence ATGCCGAAGGAAGAAGTCCTCGAGTTTCCGGGTGTCGTGACGGAATTGTTGCCCAACGCGATGTTCCGGGTGAAACTCGAAAACGAACACGAGATCATCGCCCATACGGCCGGCCGCATGCGCAAGAACCGCATCCGCGTGCTGACCGGCGACAAGGTTCTGGTCGAGATGACGCCATACGACCTGACCAAGGGCCGCATCACCTACCGCTTCAAGTAA
- a CDS encoding low molecular weight phosphatase family protein — protein MAGLILATLPRSILFLCGMNAVRSPMAEQLARRMLPATTFVASAGVRAGERDPFVDAVLAEDGLTLGERHPRTLDELEDDYFDLIVTLAPEAHHAALELTRSLAVEVEYWPTPDPTGAGGMREQIMASYRDVRERLKARIGRRFVAPDHPD, from the coding sequence CTGGCGGGGCTAATCCTGGCTACCCTGCCCCGCTCGATCCTGTTCCTGTGCGGCATGAATGCCGTGCGCTCACCGATGGCAGAGCAGCTGGCACGCCGGATGCTGCCCGCCACCACCTTCGTCGCTTCGGCCGGTGTACGCGCCGGCGAGCGGGATCCATTCGTCGATGCCGTGCTGGCCGAAGACGGTCTTACGCTGGGCGAGCGCCATCCACGGACGCTGGACGAGCTCGAGGACGACTATTTCGACCTCATTGTGACGCTGGCGCCGGAGGCGCACCATGCCGCGCTGGAGCTCACCCGCTCGCTTGCCGTCGAGGTCGAATATTGGCCGACACCGGACCCGACCGGTGCCGGCGGCATGCGCGAGCAGATCATGGCCAGCTATCGCGACGTGCGCGAGCGGCTGAAAGCCCGGATCGGCCGCAGGTTCGTCGCTCCAGACCATCCGGATTAA
- a CDS encoding UPF0262 family protein, whose product MTGSDQSRAKLIDVELDESIGRSTPDVEHERAVAIFDLIEENSFQPVNDSGAGPYRLKLSLAEQRLVFAVAREDGTAVVTHILSLTPLRRIVKDYYMICESYYDAIRSSTPSHIEAIDMGRRGLHNEGSQTLMDRLSGKIDIDFDTARRLFTLVCVLHWRG is encoded by the coding sequence ATGACGGGCTCCGATCAAAGCCGCGCAAAACTGATCGATGTCGAACTCGATGAATCGATCGGCCGTTCGACGCCCGATGTCGAGCACGAGCGGGCGGTGGCGATCTTCGACCTGATCGAGGAGAACAGTTTTCAGCCCGTCAACGACAGCGGCGCCGGTCCCTACCGGCTGAAACTGTCGCTGGCCGAGCAGCGCCTGGTGTTCGCCGTGGCGCGCGAGGACGGCACCGCTGTGGTCACCCACATCCTATCGCTGACGCCTCTGCGGCGCATCGTCAAGGATTACTACATGATCTGCGAAAGCTATTACGACGCCATCCGCTCCTCGACGCCGAGCCATATCGAGGCGATCGACATGGGCCGCCGGGGTTTGCACAATGAAGGCTCGCAGACGCTGATGGACCGGCTTTCGGGCAAGATCGACATCGATTTCGATACGGCGCGCCGGCTGTTCACGCTGGTCTGCGTGCTGCACTGGCGGGGCTAA
- the hisD gene encoding histidinol dehydrogenase encodes MAITLRQSDADFEQRFAAFLLTKREVSGDVDAAVRQIIARVRAEGDAALIDYTQRFDRADLNSLGIAVSKEDIAAAYETADPKAVEALEFARDRIRSHHERQRPKDDRYTDAAGVQLGWRWTAIEAVGLYVPGGTASYPSSVLMNAVPARVAGVERIVMVVPAPGGIINPLVLVAAHMAGVSEIYRVGGAQAIAALAYGTETIKPVAKIVGPGNAYVAAAKRQVFGTVGIDMIAGPSEVLVVADGDNDPDWIAADLLAQAEHDASAQSILITDDPAFGKAVEQAVERQLQSLPRAETASASWRDFGAVILVPTIDAALPLADRIAAEHVELAIDDAEGFLSRMRNAGAVFLGRHTPEAIGDYVGGSNHVLPTARSARFSSGLSVLDFVKRTSILKLGPEQLRLLAPAAVALAKAEGLDAHGRSVTIRLNM; translated from the coding sequence ATGGCCATCACGCTTCGTCAGTCCGACGCCGATTTCGAGCAGCGTTTCGCCGCTTTCCTGTTGACCAAGCGGGAAGTCTCCGGGGATGTCGACGCCGCCGTGCGGCAGATCATCGCGCGCGTGCGTGCCGAGGGCGACGCGGCGCTGATCGACTACACACAAAGATTCGACCGCGCCGATTTGAACAGCCTCGGCATTGCCGTGTCGAAGGAAGACATTGCGGCCGCCTACGAAACGGCCGACCCGAAGGCGGTCGAAGCGCTTGAATTCGCGCGCGACCGTATCCGCTCCCACCATGAGCGGCAGCGGCCCAAGGATGATCGCTACACGGATGCCGCCGGGGTCCAACTCGGCTGGCGCTGGACGGCAATCGAGGCGGTCGGGCTCTACGTGCCGGGCGGCACCGCAAGTTACCCAAGCTCGGTGCTGATGAACGCCGTGCCCGCCCGGGTGGCCGGCGTCGAGCGCATCGTCATGGTCGTGCCGGCGCCGGGCGGCATCATCAATCCGCTGGTGCTGGTGGCGGCCCATATGGCAGGCGTGTCCGAGATCTACCGCGTCGGCGGCGCCCAGGCGATCGCAGCCCTTGCCTATGGCACCGAGACCATAAAGCCGGTCGCCAAGATCGTCGGGCCCGGCAATGCCTATGTCGCGGCGGCCAAGCGCCAGGTGTTCGGCACGGTCGGCATCGACATGATCGCCGGTCCTTCGGAAGTGCTCGTCGTTGCCGACGGCGACAATGATCCGGACTGGATCGCCGCCGATCTGCTCGCCCAGGCCGAGCACGATGCGTCGGCGCAATCGATCCTGATCACCGACGATCCGGCTTTTGGCAAGGCGGTCGAACAGGCGGTCGAGCGCCAGTTGCAGAGCCTGCCGCGAGCCGAGACGGCGTCGGCGAGCTGGCGCGATTTCGGCGCGGTGATCCTGGTGCCAACGATCGACGCGGCATTGCCGCTGGCCGACCGCATCGCGGCCGAGCATGTCGAGCTGGCCATCGACGATGCCGAGGGCTTTCTGTCGCGGATGCGCAATGCCGGCGCGGTTTTTCTCGGCCGTCATACGCCGGAAGCCATCGGCGACTATGTCGGCGGCTCCAACCATGTGCTGCCGACGGCCCGCTCGGCGCGCTTCTCGTCGGGCCTGTCGGTCCTCGACTTCGTCAAGCGTACCTCGATCCTCAAGCTCGGACCGGAACAGTTGCGCCTGCTGGCGCCGGCGGCGGTCGCGCTGGCAAAGGCGGAAGGGCTCGACGCGCATGGCCGCTCCGTCACCATCCGGCTGAATATGTAG
- a CDS encoding DUF2948 family protein, which translates to MAALKLIALDDQDLSIVSAHVQDAVMKVSDLEFLPSAKRFVLTMNRFVWEAKSGLFRQHNERRQAVLHFDRVLGAKTNGIARDKPAEILSLLAISFIEISKPSGIVELIFSGGGTIMLDVECIEARLADVGGAWEATSRPVHKA; encoded by the coding sequence ATGGCAGCCCTCAAACTCATCGCGCTCGACGATCAGGATCTGAGCATTGTCTCGGCCCATGTCCAGGACGCCGTGATGAAGGTTTCGGACCTCGAATTCCTGCCTTCGGCCAAGCGCTTCGTGCTGACCATGAACCGCTTCGTCTGGGAGGCAAAGTCGGGCCTGTTTCGCCAGCATAATGAGCGGCGGCAGGCCGTGCTGCATTTCGACCGGGTGCTCGGCGCCAAGACCAACGGCATCGCCCGCGACAAGCCGGCCGAGATCCTGTCCCTGCTGGCGATCAGTTTTATCGAGATCAGCAAGCCGTCCGGTATCGTCGAGCTGATCTTTTCCGGTGGCGGCACCATCATGCTCGATGTCGAGTGCATCGAGGCCCGCCTTGCCGATGTCGGCGGCGCGTGGGAAGCCACGTCGCGGCCCGTCCACAAGGCTTGA
- the murA gene encoding UDP-N-acetylglucosamine 1-carboxyvinyltransferase, translating into MDRIRIVGGNKLAGSIPISGAKNAALPLMIASLLTDDTLTLENVPHLADVEQLIRILGNHGVDYSVNGRREKQNEGYSRTINFSARNIVDTTAPYELVSKMRASFWVIGPLLARMGEAKVSLPGGCAIGTRPVDLFLEGLQALGADIDVDTGYVLAKTRNGRLVGNRYVFPKVSVGATHVLMMAASLAKGETVLENAACEPEIVNLAECLNAMGARISGAGTPTITIDGVEALSGARVRVIPDRIETGTYAMAVAMTGGDVVLEGARPELLQTALDVIAQTGAEITQTNSGIRVKRNGAGISPVDVTTAPFPAFPTDLQAQFMGLMTMAKGKSRITETIFENRFMHVQELARLGAHITLSGQTAIVDGVAKLKGAPVMATDLRASVSLVIAGLAAEGETTVNRVYHLDRGFERLEEKLSNCGAVIERISA; encoded by the coding sequence ATGGATCGCATCAGAATTGTCGGCGGCAACAAGCTTGCCGGAAGTATTCCGATCTCGGGCGCGAAAAACGCGGCCCTGCCGCTGATGATCGCCTCGCTGTTGACCGACGACACGCTGACGCTGGAAAACGTTCCGCATCTGGCCGATGTCGAGCAGCTGATCCGGATCCTCGGCAATCACGGCGTCGACTATTCGGTCAATGGCCGCCGCGAGAAGCAGAATGAAGGCTATTCGCGCACCATCAACTTCTCCGCCCGCAACATCGTCGACACGACCGCCCCTTACGAGCTGGTGTCGAAGATGCGCGCGTCGTTCTGGGTGATCGGGCCGCTGCTGGCCCGCATGGGCGAGGCGAAAGTGTCGCTGCCGGGCGGCTGCGCCATCGGCACGCGTCCGGTCGACCTGTTCCTCGAAGGCCTGCAGGCGCTGGGCGCCGACATCGATGTCGACACCGGCTATGTGCTTGCCAAGACCCGGAACGGCCGCCTTGTCGGCAACCGCTACGTGTTCCCGAAAGTCTCGGTCGGCGCCACCCATGTGCTGATGATGGCTGCGTCGCTGGCCAAGGGCGAGACGGTGCTGGAGAACGCCGCCTGCGAGCCCGAGATCGTCAACCTCGCCGAATGCCTCAATGCCATGGGCGCCAGGATCTCCGGCGCCGGCACGCCAACCATCACCATTGACGGCGTCGAAGCGCTTTCGGGCGCCCGCGTACGCGTCATTCCCGACCGCATCGAGACCGGCACCTATGCCATGGCCGTCGCCATGACCGGCGGCGACGTCGTGCTCGAAGGGGCGCGTCCCGAATTGCTGCAGACCGCGCTGGACGTGATCGCCCAGACCGGCGCCGAGATCACGCAGACCAATTCCGGCATCCGCGTGAAGCGCAACGGCGCCGGCATTTCGCCGGTCGACGTGACGACTGCGCCGTTCCCGGCCTTCCCGACCGATCTGCAGGCGCAGTTCATGGGCCTGATGACAATGGCCAAGGGCAAGTCGCGCATCACCGAAACGATCTTCGAGAACCGCTTCATGCACGTCCAGGAACTGGCCCGGCTCGGCGCCCACATCACGCTTTCAGGCCAGACGGCGATCGTCGACGGCGTGGCGAAGCTGAAAGGCGCGCCGGTTATGGCCACCGATCTTCGCGCTTCCGTCTCGCTGGTCATCGCCGGCCTGGCCGCCGAAGGCGAGACCACGGTCAACCGTGTCTACCATCTCGACCGCGGCTTCGAGCGGCTGGAAGAGAAGCTCTCCAACTGCGGCGCGGTGATCGAGCGTATCTCGGCGTAA